The following are encoded in a window of Streptomyces sp. Go-475 genomic DNA:
- a CDS encoding ankyrin repeat domain-containing protein — protein MEELVGAVRRADAEEVRTLLESGADPDTLDDGLPVLCRAVAAYDEPVAEALLAAGADPLRRLPDGSTPLLRAVDGGSLHMVQALATHRVPLPAPEREGLLARARHWTEAGVEAELRRLTGLTGPAERIRVEDDEVGWWCEQLTLGGLTVRDEHRAILTSMEARYGIRTPFDELVARALAHPDRDHVVWSDVVFTLGRRVDEETWQWSRDLLNHPDRTHRLLAADLLLSLIIGDIEKGRAPFWERGRELVPWAEQEEDPEVLAVILQAMTHDSAPEIEAVGLSHLGHPDPRVRALVPGTLGQSEDGRSLTGPESLTAVRTLARDEDPGVREAVCHWLAHYRGHEPEVGDTLVALTHDERQEIRICAVSGLAVRDDPRCVEAEHRIGPRDDKLPFDERLLDVWRYQRRREAAGPS, from the coding sequence GTGGAAGAACTGGTCGGGGCCGTACGGCGCGCAGACGCGGAGGAGGTCCGGACCCTCCTGGAGTCCGGGGCCGACCCCGACACCCTCGACGACGGCCTCCCGGTCCTGTGCCGGGCGGTGGCGGCGTACGACGAACCCGTGGCCGAAGCGCTGCTGGCGGCCGGAGCCGACCCCCTGCGCCGGCTGCCCGACGGGAGCACCCCGCTGCTGCGGGCCGTGGACGGCGGGTCCCTTCACATGGTCCAGGCGCTCGCCACCCACCGGGTGCCGCTCCCCGCGCCGGAGCGCGAGGGGCTGCTGGCCCGGGCCCGGCACTGGACCGAGGCGGGCGTGGAGGCGGAGCTGCGCCGGCTCACCGGCCTCACTGGGCCCGCCGAGCGGATCCGGGTCGAGGACGACGAGGTCGGCTGGTGGTGCGAGCAGCTCACCCTCGGCGGGCTGACCGTGCGCGACGAACACCGGGCGATCCTCACCTCCATGGAGGCCCGCTACGGCATCCGCACCCCCTTCGACGAACTCGTCGCGCGGGCCCTGGCCCACCCCGACCGGGACCACGTCGTCTGGTCGGACGTGGTGTTCACGCTCGGCCGCCGGGTCGACGAGGAGACCTGGCAGTGGAGCAGGGACCTGCTCAACCACCCCGACCGGACGCACCGCCTGCTCGCCGCCGACCTGCTGCTGTCGCTGATCATCGGGGACATCGAAAAGGGACGCGCCCCGTTCTGGGAACGCGGGCGGGAACTCGTGCCCTGGGCCGAGCAGGAGGAGGACCCGGAGGTGCTGGCGGTCATCCTCCAGGCGATGACCCACGACAGCGCCCCGGAGATCGAGGCCGTCGGACTGTCCCACCTCGGCCACCCGGACCCCCGGGTGCGGGCCCTGGTCCCCGGAACCCTCGGCCAGTCCGAGGACGGCCGGTCCCTGACCGGTCCCGAGAGCCTCACCGCGGTGCGCACCCTGGCCCGCGACGAGGACCCCGGCGTACGCGAGGCGGTGTGCCACTGGCTCGCGCACTACCGGGGGCACGAGCCCGAGGTGGGGGACACGCTGGTCGCCCTCACCCACGACGAGCGGCAGGAGATCCGCATCTGTGCCGTGTCCGGCCTGGCCGTGCGCGACGATCCGCGCTGCGTGGAGGCGGAGCACCGGATCGGCCCCCGCGACGACAAGCTGCCGTTCGACGAGCGGCTGCTGGACGTGTGGCGCTACCAGCGCCGCAGGGAAGCCGCCGGGCCCTCCTGA
- a CDS encoding 4-(cytidine 5'-diphospho)-2-C-methyl-D-erythritol kinase, with protein sequence MSVTVRVPAKVNVQLAVGAARPDGFHDLANVFLAVGLYDEITVTPADALRVTCEGPDADQVPLDRTNLAARAAIALAERYGRSPDVHVHITKDIPVAGGMAGGSADGAGALVACDALWETGASREELLEICAELGSDVPFSLVGGAALGIGRGERLTPLEVGGTFHWVFAMADRGLSTPAVFREFDRLGEGTDIPEPVASQELLAALAKGDPDALAAAVSNDLQPAALSLFPELAGTLATGRAAGALAALVSGSGPTTAFLVRDPESAAAVAQALVASGTCRTVRTASGPAPGATVAGR encoded by the coding sequence GTGAGCGTCACCGTCCGCGTCCCCGCCAAGGTCAACGTCCAGCTGGCGGTCGGCGCCGCCCGCCCCGACGGCTTCCACGACCTGGCCAACGTCTTCCTGGCGGTCGGCCTCTACGACGAGATCACCGTCACCCCCGCCGACGCACTCCGCGTCACCTGCGAGGGCCCCGACGCCGACCAGGTCCCCCTGGACCGGACGAACCTCGCCGCGCGCGCCGCGATCGCGCTGGCCGAGCGGTACGGCCGCAGCCCCGACGTCCACGTCCACATCACCAAGGACATCCCCGTCGCCGGCGGCATGGCGGGCGGCAGCGCGGACGGCGCCGGCGCCCTGGTCGCCTGCGACGCGCTCTGGGAGACCGGCGCCTCCCGGGAGGAACTCCTAGAGATCTGCGCCGAGTTGGGCAGCGACGTGCCGTTCAGCCTGGTCGGCGGGGCGGCCCTCGGCATCGGCCGGGGCGAGCGGCTGACGCCCCTGGAGGTCGGCGGCACCTTCCACTGGGTGTTCGCCATGGCCGACCGCGGCCTGTCCACCCCGGCGGTCTTCCGCGAGTTCGACCGGCTCGGCGAGGGCACCGACATCCCCGAGCCCGTCGCCTCGCAGGAACTCCTCGCCGCCCTCGCCAAGGGCGACCCGGACGCGCTCGCCGCGGCCGTCTCCAACGACCTGCAGCCCGCCGCCCTCTCCCTCTTCCCGGAACTCGCCGGCACCCTGGCCACCGGCCGCGCCGCCGGTGCCCTCGCCGCCCTGGTCTCCGGCTCCGGCCCGACCACGGCGTTCCTCGTCCGCGACCCGGAGTCGGCGGCCGCGGTGGCGCAGGCGCTGGTGGCCTCCGGCACGTGCCGGACCGTACGGACGGCCTCGGGCCCGGCGCCGGGGGCGACGGTCGCGGGGCGTTGA
- the rsmA gene encoding 16S rRNA (adenine(1518)-N(6)/adenine(1519)-N(6))-dimethyltransferase RsmA translates to MTSPTPDALLGPADIRELAAALGVRPTKQRGQNFVIDANTVRRIVRTAKVRPDDVVVEVGPGLGSLTLALLEVADRVTAVEIDDVLAAALPATITARMPERADRFALVHSDAMHVSELPGPAPTALVANLPYNVAVPVLLHMLDTFPSIDRTLVMVQAEVADRLAAPPGSKVYGVPSVKANWYAEVKRAGAIGRNVFWPAPNVDSGLVSLVRRTEPIRTTATKAEVFSVVDAAFAQRRKTLRAALAGWAGSAAAAEEALVAAGVSPQARGESLTVEEFARIAEHQANRHKEKEPA, encoded by the coding sequence GTGACCAGCCCCACCCCCGACGCCCTCCTCGGCCCCGCCGACATCCGCGAACTCGCGGCAGCCCTCGGCGTGCGCCCCACCAAGCAACGCGGACAGAACTTCGTGATCGACGCGAACACGGTCCGCCGTATCGTCCGCACCGCAAAGGTCCGCCCCGACGACGTCGTCGTCGAGGTCGGGCCGGGGCTCGGGTCCCTCACCCTCGCGCTGCTGGAGGTCGCCGACCGGGTCACGGCCGTGGAGATCGACGACGTGCTCGCCGCCGCGCTGCCCGCGACCATCACGGCCCGCATGCCCGAGCGCGCCGACCGGTTCGCGCTCGTCCACTCCGACGCGATGCACGTGTCCGAGCTGCCGGGCCCCGCCCCGACCGCGCTGGTCGCCAACCTCCCCTACAACGTGGCCGTCCCGGTCCTGCTGCACATGCTCGACACCTTCCCGAGCATCGACCGCACCCTCGTCATGGTCCAGGCGGAGGTCGCCGACCGCCTCGCCGCACCGCCCGGCTCGAAGGTCTACGGCGTCCCCTCGGTCAAGGCCAACTGGTACGCCGAGGTCAAGCGCGCCGGAGCCATCGGACGGAACGTGTTCTGGCCCGCGCCGAACGTGGACAGCGGCCTGGTCTCCCTGGTCCGCCGGACCGAGCCGATCAGGACGACGGCCACGAAGGCCGAGGTCTTCTCCGTCGTCGACGCCGCCTTCGCCCAGCGCCGCAAGACGCTGCGGGCCGCGCTCGCCGGCTGGGCCGGCTCCGCCGCCGCCGCCGAGGAGGCCCTCGTCGCCGCCGGGGTCTCGCCGCAGGCCCGGGGCGAGTCGCTGACCGTGGAAGAGTTCGCGCGTATCGCCGAGCACCAGGCGAACCGGCACAAGGAGAAGGAGCCCGCGTGA
- a CDS encoding resuscitation-promoting factor produces the protein MSNAQYETYETYGPAYADPAYGGFDAPPADLHSADTLGYGTVGTLGYGTADTLGYGTADTLGYGTAGTPGAYDDTYRPAYEAPTLPALPRQGAPDDEPAPARAEPGAEARAGSRAASRTGSHRRSARRRKARYAERPDGSMRRLLPQALVVAFLAGGTTAFVAKDKAIELNVDGRARTLHTFADDVTELLAEEGVEIGAHDVVAPGPGTEITSGDEVAVHYARPVRLTLDGHRREVWTTARTVEGALRQLGVRQEGAYVSAARSRRIGREGLALDVRTERTVTIMADGRARTVRTNAATVREAVAEAGITLRGQDTTSVPQGSFPRDGQTVTVLRITGGKEVREEVIPFQVRRTQDPTLFKGTEVVERAGEPGLRRVTYALRTVNGVKQKPRRVRSEVVREPRPQLVKVGTKPRPASVQGADHLDWQGLAACESGGRPDAVDPSGTYGGLYQFDTHTWQALGGRGRPQDAPAAEQTYRAKKLYVRRGASPWPHCGGRLRG, from the coding sequence GTGAGCAACGCGCAGTACGAGACGTACGAGACCTACGGCCCGGCCTACGCGGACCCGGCGTACGGCGGTTTCGACGCACCGCCCGCCGACCTGCACAGCGCCGACACGCTCGGGTACGGGACGGTCGGCACGCTCGGGTACGGGACGGCCGACACGCTCGGGTACGGGACGGCCGACACGCTCGGGTACGGGACGGCCGGCACACCGGGCGCCTACGACGACACCTACCGGCCCGCCTACGAGGCGCCCACTCTGCCCGCGCTGCCGCGGCAGGGCGCCCCGGACGACGAGCCGGCGCCCGCGCGCGCCGAGCCGGGTGCGGAGGCGCGAGCCGGATCGCGTGCCGCGTCGCGCACCGGCTCGCACCGCAGGTCCGCGCGCCGGCGCAAGGCGCGGTACGCCGAGCGCCCGGACGGCTCCATGCGACGGCTGCTCCCGCAGGCCCTGGTCGTCGCCTTCCTCGCGGGCGGCACCACGGCGTTCGTCGCCAAGGACAAGGCCATCGAGCTGAACGTCGACGGCAGGGCGCGCACCCTGCACACCTTCGCCGACGACGTCACCGAGCTGCTCGCGGAGGAGGGCGTCGAGATCGGCGCCCACGACGTGGTGGCGCCCGGCCCCGGCACGGAGATCACCAGCGGTGACGAGGTGGCCGTGCACTACGCCCGCCCGGTCCGGCTCACCCTCGACGGCCACCGGCGCGAGGTGTGGACCACGGCCCGCACGGTGGAGGGGGCGCTGCGGCAGCTGGGCGTGCGGCAGGAGGGCGCGTACGTCTCCGCCGCGCGCTCCCGGCGCATCGGGCGCGAGGGGCTCGCGCTGGACGTACGGACCGAGCGCACGGTCACGATCATGGCGGACGGCCGGGCCCGGACCGTCCGCACCAACGCGGCGACCGTGCGGGAGGCCGTGGCGGAGGCCGGGATCACCCTGCGCGGCCAGGACACCACGTCCGTCCCGCAGGGCAGCTTCCCGCGCGACGGGCAGACCGTCACGGTGCTGCGCATCACCGGCGGCAAGGAGGTCCGCGAGGAGGTGATCCCCTTCCAGGTGCGGCGGACGCAGGACCCGACCCTGTTCAAGGGCACGGAGGTCGTGGAACGCGCGGGCGAGCCGGGCCTGCGCCGGGTGACCTACGCCCTGCGCACGGTCAACGGCGTCAAGCAGAAGCCGCGCCGGGTCAGGTCCGAGGTGGTGCGCGAGCCCCGCCCGCAGCTGGTGAAGGTCGGCACCAAGCCGCGCCCCGCGTCCGTGCAGGGCGCCGACCACCTCGACTGGCAGGGCCTCGCGGCCTGCGAGTCCGGCGGCCGCCCCGACGCGGTCGACCCGTCGGGCACGTACGGCGGCCTCTACCAGTTCGACACCCACACCTGGCAGGCCCTCGGCGGCCGGGGCCGCCCCCAGGACGCCCCGGCGGCGGAGCAGACGTACCGGGCGAAGAAGCTGTACGTGCGGCGGGGCGCCAGCCCGTGGCCGCACTGCGGGGGACGGCTGCGCGGGTAG
- a CDS encoding TatD family hydrolase translates to MPANDSDKHAAPPLPDPLRVPVADSHTHLDMQSGTVEEALAKAASVGVTTVVQVGCDLKGSRWAAETAAAHDAVHATVALHPNEAPRIVHGDPDGWSRQGAREPGGRAALDDALAEIDRLAALPQVKGVGETGLDYFRTGPEGKEAQERSFRAHIEIAKRHGKALVIHDREAHADVLRVLKEEGAPERTVFHCYSGDAEMAEICASAGYFMSFAGNVTFKNAQNLRDAVAVAPLELLLVETDAPFLTPVPYRGRPNAPYLVPITVRAMAAVRGVDEDTLAGALGANTARAFGY, encoded by the coding sequence ATGCCTGCGAACGACTCCGACAAGCACGCCGCGCCTCCGCTGCCGGACCCCCTCCGGGTGCCGGTCGCCGACTCCCACACACACCTGGACATGCAGTCCGGCACGGTCGAGGAGGCGCTGGCCAAGGCGGCGTCGGTCGGAGTGACGACCGTCGTGCAGGTCGGCTGCGACCTGAAGGGCTCCCGCTGGGCGGCCGAGACGGCCGCCGCGCACGACGCCGTCCACGCGACGGTCGCCCTGCACCCGAACGAGGCGCCCCGCATCGTCCACGGCGACCCCGACGGCTGGTCGCGGCAGGGTGCGCGTGAGCCCGGCGGCCGGGCGGCGCTGGACGACGCGCTCGCCGAGATCGACCGGCTGGCCGCGTTGCCCCAGGTCAAGGGCGTCGGGGAGACCGGCCTCGACTACTTCCGCACCGGGCCCGAGGGCAAGGAGGCGCAGGAGCGCTCCTTCCGCGCCCACATCGAGATCGCCAAGCGGCACGGCAAGGCCCTGGTGATCCACGACCGCGAGGCCCACGCCGACGTCCTGCGCGTGCTGAAGGAGGAGGGCGCCCCCGAACGGACCGTCTTCCACTGCTACTCCGGCGACGCCGAGATGGCGGAGATCTGCGCGAGCGCGGGCTACTTCATGTCCTTCGCCGGCAACGTCACCTTCAAGAACGCCCAGAACCTGCGGGACGCGGTGGCGGTGGCCCCGCTGGAGCTGCTGCTCGTGGAGACGGACGCGCCCTTCCTCACACCGGTGCCCTACCGGGGGCGGCCCAACGCCCCGTACCTGGTGCCGATCACGGTGCGGGCCATGGCCGCCGTGCGCGGCGTCGACGAGGACACGCTGGCCGGGGCGCTCGGCGCGAACACGGCACGCGCGTTCGGATACTGA
- the rsmI gene encoding 16S rRNA (cytidine(1402)-2'-O)-methyltransferase encodes MTGTLVLAGTPIGDITDAPPRLAEELAGADVVAAEDTRRLRRLTQALGVTPKGRVVSYFEGNEAARTPELVEELVGGARVLLVTDAGMPSVSDPGYRLVAAAVERDVRVTAVPGPSAVLTALALSGLPVDRFCFEGFLPRKAGERLGRLREVAGERRTLVYFEAPHRLDDTLAAMAEVFGAERRAAVCRELTKTYEEVRRGGLGELAAWAAEGVRGEITVVVEGAPEKGPEEVGPEELVRRVRVREEAGERRKEAIAAVAVEAGVPKRVVFDAVVAAKKADGGA; translated from the coding sequence GTGACCGGAACCCTCGTACTCGCAGGCACCCCCATCGGCGACATCACGGACGCCCCGCCCCGGCTCGCCGAGGAACTGGCCGGAGCCGATGTCGTCGCCGCCGAGGACACGCGGCGGCTGCGGCGGCTGACCCAGGCGCTGGGCGTGACGCCCAAGGGGCGGGTGGTGTCCTACTTCGAGGGCAACGAGGCCGCGCGGACGCCGGAGCTGGTGGAGGAACTGGTGGGCGGGGCGCGGGTGCTGCTCGTCACGGACGCGGGGATGCCGTCCGTGTCCGACCCGGGGTACCGGCTCGTCGCCGCCGCGGTCGAGCGGGACGTGCGGGTGACCGCCGTGCCCGGGCCGTCCGCGGTGCTGACCGCGCTGGCGCTGTCGGGGCTGCCCGTCGACCGGTTCTGCTTCGAGGGGTTCCTGCCGCGCAAGGCGGGGGAGCGGCTGGGGCGGCTGCGGGAGGTGGCCGGGGAGCGGCGGACCCTCGTGTACTTCGAGGCTCCTCATCGGCTGGACGACACGCTCGCGGCGATGGCCGAGGTGTTCGGCGCGGAGCGGCGGGCGGCGGTGTGCCGGGAGCTGACCAAGACGTACGAGGAGGTTCGGCGGGGCGGGCTCGGCGAGCTGGCGGCCTGGGCCGCGGAGGGGGTCCGCGGCGAGATCACGGTGGTCGTGGAGGGGGCGCCGGAGAAGGGGCCCGAGGAGGTCGGACCCGAGGAGCTGGTGCGGCGGGTCCGGGTGCGGGAGGAGGCGGGGGAGCGGCGCAAGGAGGCGATCGCCGCGGTGGCGGTCGAGGCCGGGGTGCCGAAGCGGGTCGTGTTCGACGCGGTGGTCGCCGCGAAGAAGGCCGACGGTGGGGCGTGA
- a CDS encoding phospholipid carrier-dependent glycosyltransferase: protein MTSTASSTDTRQGQAPHEQRPSWQQRLRRFGYQGQPRSDASDVRDRLVPPYTEPSPRLWAALGVPHTLVGRLVRWSGWIGPLLVTLLAGVLRFWNLGSPKAVIFDETYYAKDAWGLVHRGFEVSWDKNANNLVLSSGGHVPVPTEAAYVVHPPIGKYVIGLGELMFGFDPFGWRFMTALLGTLSVLLLCRIGRRLFRSTFLGCLAGALMALDGLHFVMSRTALLDGVLMFFVLAAFGCLLVDRDRARAKLAAALPADADGRVRPDRHTAETTRLGWRPWRWAAGLMLGLAIGTKWNGLYILAAFCLMAVLWDVGSRRVAGARHPYTAVLKRDTGLAFLATVPVALVTYLASWTGWILSATDGSGGYFRNWAATAGKGGNWTFLPDWLRSLWHYEHQVYEFHVGLSSPHTYQSNPWSWLVLGRPVSYFYESPAPGKDGCPADAGEKCAREVLALGTPLLWWVACFAVLYVLWRWFFRRDWRAGAIACGIAAGYLPWFMYQERTIFFFYAVVFLPFLCLAVAMLLGAITGPPRSSDTRRVAGATAAGVLVLLIAWNFIYFWPLYTGTAIPIDDWRARMWLDTWV from the coding sequence GTGACCAGTACCGCGTCCTCGACGGACACCCGGCAGGGCCAGGCGCCGCACGAGCAGCGGCCGTCCTGGCAGCAGCGGCTGCGCCGCTTCGGCTACCAGGGGCAGCCCAGAAGCGACGCCTCTGACGTCCGTGACCGCCTGGTGCCGCCGTACACCGAGCCCTCCCCGCGCCTGTGGGCGGCGCTCGGCGTCCCGCACACGCTCGTGGGCCGGCTGGTGCGCTGGTCGGGCTGGATCGGCCCGCTGCTGGTCACGCTGCTGGCCGGGGTGCTGCGCTTCTGGAACCTGGGCAGCCCCAAGGCGGTGATATTCGACGAGACGTACTACGCCAAGGACGCGTGGGGCCTCGTCCACCGCGGGTTCGAGGTCAGCTGGGACAAGAACGCGAACAACCTGGTCCTGTCGTCGGGCGGGCACGTCCCCGTCCCGACGGAGGCGGCGTACGTCGTGCACCCGCCGATCGGGAAGTACGTCATCGGGCTCGGCGAGCTGATGTTCGGCTTCGACCCCTTCGGCTGGCGGTTCATGACGGCCCTGCTCGGCACGCTGTCGGTGCTGCTGCTGTGCCGGATCGGCCGGCGGCTGTTCCGCTCCACGTTCCTCGGCTGCCTCGCGGGCGCGCTGATGGCGCTGGACGGCCTGCACTTCGTGATGAGCCGCACGGCGCTGCTCGACGGCGTGCTGATGTTCTTCGTGCTGGCCGCGTTCGGCTGTCTGCTCGTCGACCGGGACAGGGCCCGCGCGAAACTCGCCGCCGCGCTCCCGGCGGACGCCGACGGCCGCGTCCGCCCCGACCGGCACACCGCCGAGACGACCCGCCTCGGATGGCGGCCCTGGCGCTGGGCGGCGGGCCTGATGCTGGGCCTGGCCATCGGCACGAAGTGGAACGGCCTGTACATCCTGGCCGCGTTCTGCCTGATGGCGGTCCTGTGGGACGTCGGCTCGCGCCGGGTCGCCGGTGCCCGGCACCCGTACACGGCGGTCCTCAAGCGCGACACGGGCCTCGCCTTCCTCGCCACGGTGCCGGTCGCCCTGGTCACCTACCTCGCGTCCTGGACCGGCTGGATCCTCTCCGCCACGGACGGCTCCGGCGGCTACTTCCGCAACTGGGCCGCGACCGCCGGCAAGGGCGGCAACTGGACCTTCCTGCCCGACTGGCTGCGCAGCCTGTGGCACTACGAGCACCAGGTGTACGAGTTCCACGTCGGGCTGTCCTCGCCGCACACCTACCAGTCCAACCCGTGGAGCTGGCTCGTCCTCGGCCGCCCGGTGTCGTACTTCTACGAGTCGCCGGCGCCCGGCAAGGACGGCTGCCCCGCCGACGCCGGCGAGAAGTGCGCCCGCGAGGTCCTCGCGCTCGGCACACCGCTGCTGTGGTGGGTCGCCTGCTTCGCCGTCCTCTACGTCCTGTGGCGCTGGTTCTTCCGCCGTGACTGGCGCGCGGGCGCCATCGCCTGCGGCATCGCGGCCGGCTACCTGCCCTGGTTCATGTACCAGGAGCGCACGATCTTCTTCTTCTACGCCGTCGTCTTCCTGCCGTTCCTGTGCCTGGCGGTGGCGATGCTCCTCGGCGCGATCACCGGCCCGCCCCGCTCCTCCGACACCCGCCGCGTCGCGGGCGCCACGGCCGCGGGCGTCCTGGTCCTGCTGATCGCCTGGAACTTCATCTACTTCTGGCCGCTGTACACGGGCACCGCGATCCCGATCGACGACTGGCGGGCGCGGATGTGGCTGGACACGTGGGTGTGA